The genome window TGTGCGGTGATTCAGCCTGCCTGCATCATGCAGTGATTCTGTGCCTTCAGTCTCTCCAGCCAGCTCCCCTGGCAGATGACCTGGCTGAGGCAGccacagcaggcaggtgtttgcATTCCTTTGCCTGTGCCCATGATTGCTTGCAGGTGGAAACGAAGTTATTTTTGTGATTGAAGCAGTATTTATTAGTCCTGTGCTAGCCTGGCACCTGTGCAAGCTGTGTGTGGTTGTGTAGGGGTGCTCTTCTGTGAGATGAATAGTCAAAGAGTCTTGTGCAGAttacaggaaaaaggaagatcCTCTTATGTGTTATGCtttgttgtggtggtttttttttaatattggagCTGAAGgagccattttctttctttcccttagCATGGCAGCTCGTTCTTCTGGAGGGGTTAGTGTAGGCTTCTCTGATTTCTGCCCCAGAAGGCAGTGTGCTGCACTCCTTGTTGGCTACAGAGAGCTAGAGTGCTTTTTTGTTTAGCTGttctctttcctgctgctgagaTCTTGGCAGTAAAGGATATGAGATGAGGAACCAGCTGAGATTAACCTTAGTGGTGGCTTCTGCTCCCTTTCTGCTGAAAGCAGTTATGGACTTGGTGTCCTGCTAAGTAAGAGAGGAATAAAGTACCATGCATCTGTGCACTGTGCTACCAGACTGAGAGAGTGCTGATGGTCTTGGGAAGTCCTGAGTGTATTTGAGTTACTGATGGTGTCCAACAGCTTTGTAATATTTTCACTTGATGCCCAGTCGTGCAGCAGTTGTGATACATGTTGAATAACAGAAGTTGGTTGGCAGGCCTGCGTCATGGATTAAATCCTCCATTTACAGCCAGCAGAGTCCCCAGGAGAGCTCGTATCTGGGTTGGTGGTGTTGGTTGATGTATTGCGCTATATGCTGATTTGGGGCAAGTGTCTTTGCACTGTTTTCCTCTGACTGGTTTTATATTATGATTAACAGGATGCTTGGCCACATACCTGCTGATCCCTTCTCTGCTCTCAGTGACCTGAACTGAGACATTCTGACAGGTGAAGTTTCTCTTTTAGCTCCAACAAAAGGCAGGAGCCTCCGAAGACTCCAACCACCCCCAAAATCACCACCTTCCCTCCGGCGCCCGTCACCTGCGATGCTGTCCGCaacaaatgcagagaaatgctgACAACAGCTCTACAGGCTGATGGTAAGTGCTGGGGGAAACCCTGCATTGCCTAAAGTGCTTCACAGCTCCTGGTGCATTCTGACAGAATTCTGGCAGGTCAGTGCCAGCTCCTCTTAGATATTCTCTTCTGGAGCAGCCTTGTCAAAGGATTATTGCCGTCAGCTCAGTCTAGCCACTGGTCATCCCTTTGACAAACTGGCTGGCATTGCAGCATTTTTAGACACTTGCACATGGACCTGGCTGTAAAGTGAAGCTGTCATCTCTGCTTACCTTTGGGGCACAAAATGAAGCTGTAACTCAATACATGGAATTGGCCGGTAATGGCGCTTATGCCAGTCACCATCTGCTCTTAGACTCCCCTGTCTTTGCAGACTGGAGCCCCTTAAACACTGTGTTCCTCTGTGGATCTGGGGTGGAACAGGTCTGTCTTGTGCTCAGACTATGCCATCTAAAATGAGAGGCAACTGCAGGGGCTCAGTATCTCTGAAAGTCAGATTTTAAACACCTCAAGCTGAACGCATACTTGTGTCTAAATTGCCGATCCCTTTGGAAAATTGGGGTCTAAGCACTGCAGAGTTTTATTAATTTGGAGCCAAGGAATGTAGACAGCAGATGGAGAAGTTCACAAAGTCTTTATTTCTAGCCTTCCTGTGCGCAtgcatgtgtttatatatgCTGCATTTGTATAACTCTTAGAGAAACCCTTTCCATATGAAGTCTGGGAAGGAGTCCCCTTGAGTTTTGCTAAGCTCAGCCCTGTTCTGCCCTATCTTCCCTGCTTTATGGTGTTGGTTATCATACCTGGTGTCCAAACTCATAGCAGTTATTGCTCTCTATATGATGCTGTTTAATTGCTGTGTGAAAGAAGAGGGGAGGGGCAGAGTCCCGAGGtaagaagagaaatgaaggcTTGATGCAGTTGCCGCATGCTTTTTCGGGCCCTGACAGATTGTTGGTCTGAGTAGAGCTACTTCTCATTGTCACCAATATCTGTTGAGACTCAATTCCTGCCTATATATGTTTGATTTCAACTATACCAAGAATATATTGGAAAACTGTATGTTCTGAGGCCAAGGTTCTTGTTAGCTTTGTCTAGTGCAGTCCATCTCCTAGAGAGGCAGAGGGCACAGACTGGCTGGATTGGTCTATTTTCATCACTGCCCTTGTCAAAAGGGTCAAAGGGTAGCTAGAGCAAAGGCCAAGATGCCATTTGATCGAAAGAGCATGTAAATCAAAATAGCAAACTATCTAGATTTGTGTCTCAGAAATACTGAGCCTTGGGACCCCTTGCGTGGCTGGAAGGCATTGACCTCATGTTTCTCTTGTCTTACAGACGACTATATTGCCATTGGTGCTGACTGTGAGCACATAGCAGCCCAGATTGAAGAATATATCCTTACTGTACGGGGCTTCCTTAAGGGCCTGCATGTCTCCAGGCCATGAAATGAATGtgctctgaggaaaaaatgggaCAGTCTTTCTTTGCATAAATGTTCTGCTGCAACTCTGCTTGTCAGGGTTCTGGGTCTGGTTCCAGCTCTGCTTGGCTGACTCCTGGGACACTAAGGAACCACCAGTGTGGTGTTGAGAGCTCAGGGCAGACCCCTTGCTGGTGTGGTGGACATGGTTATTTCCTTCCTGTTTGCACCATAACAGACTGTAATCCCCAGTTTGTCTTTCCCATCAACATATTTcctgctctcagctctgcttcCAGATACATGCAACTTCCCTGTGCCTCCCTGTGGAGGAGAGTGTGCTGATATACACAAAAGCAATGGGAAGGATGGAGCAATGAGGATCAAGCTGCATGTTGATTTGAGATAAGGCAGGAACTTGCTTGGtttggggggctgtggggtAGGAGGTGCAGCTGGGTTCTCTTAGTGGAGGGTTTTGTGGCTACCGTGCTGAAAGAGCAGGTTGAAGAACCTGagcataactgaaaataaatattatttccagCACAGTGAAAAAGCCAGAACTGAAAGCTCCTGGACTCTGGGATGGTATAAGCCTGCTCTCAAATACAGCATTAACCTCCCGGAGCAGACACTACTGTAGGGTCCCAGCACCCTTATCTGTGTCCTGGCAGCAGTTAACACCCTGCTGTTCATGAGTGGTGTAGAAAGTGCTCGGAGGTCTCTGGGTTGATTGCAGACTCCTTGACTATGATGTACGCATATACCAAGATGTCAAGAACACCGACATGAAATACAAAAACCGAGTGAGGAGCCGCATCTCGAATCTGAAGGACTCCAAAAATCCTGAGCTGAAAAAGAATGTGTTGTGTGGGGCGATTACCCCTGAGCAGATTGCGGTGATGACCTCGGAGGTGAGGAAGCCTGAGGAGCAGGGTTTGCTGCTTACAGGGGATGTGTCCTGTGGTTTAGCTTGAAGCAAGGGGCTCGTCGGCTGCTGGGGTTGCAGATTTCTCAGCAGCTGTTGCCAGAGTGCACGGGGAGTGAGCTAGCAATGGGGTTTGCAATGTGGAAAGTAGTCTGTTGGTACTTCACATCATCATGGGGGCCTAGGTATGAACCAGAAACTGGGAATGaaagtttttctgtctttatacCCATCTGTTAGACCATCCTGTCCTGTTGACTCTTTCCACTGTAGTGGGTGTGGTGGTGAAACTGGACAGATgtgattttattgcttttttgaaaggaaatggcCAGTAACGAGCTGAAAGAGATCAGGAAAGCCATGACGAAAGAAGCAATCCGGGAGCATCAGATGGCCAAGACAGGAGGGACGCAGACTGACCTCTTCACCTGTGGGAAATGCAAGAAGAAGAACTGCACCTACACCCAGGTTAGTCTTCCTGCTCTTACAGCTTCCACACTGTTGACCTTTGCACAGGACATGATCTGTCACGGTCATGAGCTCTTACTGCTCCGTGACAGGCCCTGCGGCACAGCACAAATTTTGCCAATGATGGAGAGAACCTTTTTGTACACTCAAGGCTCTCTAAAACGTACTGCTTTTGCACAATGATTTTGCATCCATTTCCTTGGAGCTTGTGTAACTTTTATTTGGCTCATTTGTACATGAGCAGAGGTTGTGCAGTCCCAAGGAAGCTTTCAAAAGTAGAGTAGTGCTGCTTGCTGTGCAGCTCGGGAGAGCTGCACATCGAAAGCAGGTACTGGGAATGTGGATATTCAGACAAGAAAGGAGTGGGTAGTGTAGAGGAGAGAGACTGCAGAAACCGAGGTGGGCATGCTGATGGTATTAAAAGTGCAAATTAAGAATGTAGGTAAGCTGCAGCTGGACAAAtctccatttatttaaaatcaaacaacATGAAACAGGTGAAACAAGGAATAAAGGAAGCAGTGATGTGAACAGGCAGAGGGGATTTTTCTTCTCGATGGACAGCTGCTGGAAGCCTTGTGCATTACCAGTGCTTTTTAGTTCCCATGTTCGCGCCAGGCATCTGGAGATAAATGTGCCTTTGCTGTGAGTCAGTGTTTTAGAATGCGCAGATACCCAAAAATGCACCAGCAACCACGCGATTGCTACTGAGTGGGTGCGCACAAACTGCATGTGCAAGCGGCGAGTgaaactccttcatatgcttGGACTTGACATGCAAATGCAGATGAGAGCCAGGCAGCTGACCAGGGATTTTCCTTTGGCTCAGCAGTAGTCTTGCATCCCACAGGCTGGCTCAGGGGAGAGACCTCGCTCTGCGAGTGCATCCCAGTTAAGTCAGCTGGAAGCACTGCCTGGGCTGTCTCGCTTGCCTCAGCAGCACAAGGGACTCTGTCTCCACCTGTAGTGGACCGGAGTCTGACTGCCTGTAATTGGGGCAGGTGATGATGGTGTCTTCTAAATAGAAATATCAGAAGgttttctgtagttttgttAGTTTTCCAGTGAAATCGCTATTTGGTGACTGAGATGTTTTAAGTTCCAAGTAGATGAACTGGCATTTATGAAGTGTTGGAAGCCAGGCAGTAACGTCGGGTGAGAATTACAGAATTTATCTATCCAGCATGCTTGCAAAACATGCTTAATTTGCATCGTGCGAATACTGTGACTCTTGCGTATTGGGTAATTACACATGTAGATCACCATAATTACCCCTCGGCATAGTTCTGCTGACTTGCACAGGGAGTGCCAGTATTTTCAGTGTAGATCTGCCTTGTGGTATTCAAATGCCatgaaaatctgatttttagcAAAGTATGCGTTGCTGGCAAGAGCCTGTCAGAGGCAGCAGTCACATCTGGGTTAAATATCAAGAGTTCCTTCATGGCTCAAATACAAAACAGACTGGAAATGTGCAGAACCTGGTAACACACAGCATGTTCCTGTGAGGCCAGGACATAGGACTGGTCTGTAAATGGGAATGGcttgagtggttttttttgtatgtgtcGCATGTGCTGGATGGGCTGGGGGTTTTGTCGTCTCGCTGCTGGCTGCCTCCCTTCCCCGGGGACAGCACAGGGAGGGACCGGCTGTGGGTATGTCTACTGCCGGAGCCACCTGCGAGGAATGGGCAGCAGAGAGGGTGAGGAGAGAAATCTGCTGCCCTAAAACATGTCACTCTGGATAGTGtcaggagggagagagaggtcACAAGATGTGTGTAAAACAATAACCAGACTCATTTTACAGGGAAGCTCCTTTTGCCCTCCCACGCCTCAGTCTCTCATTGATTTCTGACAGTGTGACCCCAGCACGAATCCCTGGTGGccagagggacagggagctCCCTGTGACCCCCCCAACCTGCCACGGGGTCATGTGTGATGCTCGGCTCTCATTTCCCTCGTGTCCTCCTCCAGGTGCAGACCCGCAGCTCCGATGAGCCCATGACCACCTTCGTC of Aquila chrysaetos chrysaetos chromosome 3, bAquChr1.4, whole genome shotgun sequence contains these proteins:
- the TCEA2 gene encoding transcription elongation factor A protein 2 isoform X1; the encoded protein is MGGEEEIVRIARRLDKMVAKKSADGAMDLLKELKSMPMTLDLLQSTRIGMSVNALRKQSTDEEVISLAKSLIKSWKKLLDASEEKSEEKKKSLSLPTSSSKETGNSRDQSSNKRQEPPKTPTTPKITTFPPAPVTCDAVRNKCREMLTTALQADDDYIAIGADCEHIAAQIEECIYQDVKNTDMKYKNRVRSRISNLKDSKNPELKKNVLCGAITPEQIAVMTSEEMASNELKEIRKAMTKEAIREHQMAKTGGTQTDLFTCGKCKKKNCTYTQVQTRSSDEPMTTFVVCNECGNRWKVAHQGYYWH
- the TCEA2 gene encoding transcription elongation factor A protein 2 isoform X2, with the translated sequence MGGEEEIVRIARRLDKMVAKKSADGAMDLLKELKSMPMTLDLLQSTRIGMSVNALRKQSTDEEVISLAKSLIKSWKKLLDASEEKSEEKKKSLSLPTSSSKETGNSRDQSSNKRQEPPKTPTTPKITTFPPAPVTCDAVRNKCREMLTTALQADDDYIAIGADCEHIAAQIEECIYQDVKNTDMKYKNRVRSRISNLKDSKNPELKKNVLCGAITPEQIAVMTSEEMASNELKEIRKAMTKEAIREHQMAKTGGTQTDLFTCGKCKKKNCTYTQVQTRSSDEPMTTFVVCNECGNRWKFC
- the TCEA2 gene encoding transcription elongation factor A protein 2 isoform X3, translated to MDLLKELKSMPMTLDLLQSTRIGMSVNALRKQSTDEEVISLAKSLIKSWKKLLDASEEKSEEKKKSLSLPTSSSKETGNSRDQSSNKRQEPPKTPTTPKITTFPPAPVTCDAVRNKCREMLTTALQADDDYIAIGADCEHIAAQIEECIYQDVKNTDMKYKNRVRSRISNLKDSKNPELKKNVLCGAITPEQIAVMTSEEMASNELKEIRKAMTKEAIREHQMAKTGGTQTDLFTCGKCKKKNCTYTQVQTRSSDEPMTTFVVCNECGNRWKFC